From the Triticum urartu cultivar G1812 chromosome 4, Tu2.1, whole genome shotgun sequence genome, the window AGAGATGTTCAAGGGCAGCCGGCGGCGACGGCAAATCGACAAAGAAGGTCGGGGGCGGCCGGTAGAGAAGGTCGGGGGAGGCCGAGGGCGGCAGAAATCGTCGGGAGCGGCCTGCAGAGATCGTGGGGTGCGGCGGCAGAGATGGACTAGGGCAGCGCAATCAGACGGCTGGGTCGACCCGTCTGGTCCATCGGGTCACGCGGTGCCGGCTCCGCTAACCCGTTTTATGTTTCAAGGCCAACCCACCTGGCCCATTGGCCCCGAGATTTCGGGCCGGGTCAGTGACCTAGCGGGCCGACCCGACCCATTCCCATCTTGAGTGAATGTGGGCATTGAAGTGTTGAAATACCATGGTAGGACAAGGATGTTTGGCAATGAGCTATAGCCTAATTAAAATGCCACGGTGGGTGTTAGTAAGAGTATACAAGTGGATTCCAGTCTCGAGTGGGGAACGACTACCCTCAATTATGCCTGCATCGTCTCGCAGTACTTAGAAAATGCCACAGATGGTACTTAGATTGAATCTTCCCATGAGTAAACATTGAGCTCTCGACGTACCGGAACAGTCGTAGTTGTCCATTTTCAGATATTGAGCACCCAATAAAATTTGAGGTCAATGTATTCAAACACTTCTATTGGAGCATGCTCCTGGTCCAAACAGTTGATCTGACGAATCTGATGTTGATCACTGATGACTAACAGGGTTGCCATATGAGTGAAGAATCAGAAAATCCTTACATTGAGTACTTCAATTAGAAATCACGGATTAGTACATTGTGTTGGTTCCCTTGGAGCTTCATTCTTCTACACAAAGGCTAGATTAGCAGGGCTCAATCCCACTACATATCAATTAAACCCTGTGCTGTAAGAAATCTTACATTTTGCTGACGTGTATGCAGATCTGTGTGTTCTTTTGCAGGCTCTGAATGGAAGATGGCACAGGCAAATTTCCTCCTGCCGAAATTTGTTATATTTGTCTGGACACATCCAACAACTAATTCGTAAGACATGAACGAAGAGAATGTAAACAATACTGGGGAACATCACGTCCCAGTCGAGCCAATCGAATTCAGGGGCTACAAAATCTGCACCAAAATACGTATCACCTAGTGGGTGCGGCAAAATATCACCCAGTGGCAAGGCCAAGCGTTCACGGCACAAACAGAGAACGAACAAACTTCCGAGAGAAGCATCACATGCGAACAAACTTTGCTCAGGTTTTCATTTCAATCTTAGAAGCATAGCGAACAGAGCGGGGACGGAACAGTAACACGGAACGGTAGCAGCGTCACATCTAACGGTAGCCAGAACATCTCGGAACCTACGCGATGGAGCGAGATCTAGGATACTCGGGAGCGAGCGAGCGATAACATTTTGGTAGACAGGTAAAAACGGATCGGGTAACTAGGATAACTGCCCAGCGAGGGGCCCCACCATTCACTCCCTCCAGttgccgccgccggagccgccgcggctgccgccgtagccgccgccgccgccgcctccgccgtaACCGCCGCCGCCCTCACGGCTGCCgtagccaccgccgccgccgctgcggCCACCtccgtagccgccgccgccgccgccgtagccgccgccgccgccctcgcggCGCTGGCCGCCGTAGCCGCCACCGCCTCCGCCGctgaagccgccgccgcctccgccggagcGGCGGGACTGGGCCTCGTTGACGGTGATGTTGCGGCCGTCCAGGTCCTGGCCGTTCATGGCCTCGATCGCCTGGCGCATCGCCTCGTCCGACGCGAAGGTGACGAACCCGAACCCGCGGGAACGGCCCGTCTCCCTGTCAGTGATGATCTGCACCGCCAAAAACACACCAAACCCGTCAGATCCAGAAGCAAAAAACCACAGATCCATCTCGAATCTACAGATCTATCGGGCGGATCGGGGGAGGGGGACGGTACCTTGGAGTCGATGACGTCGCCGTACTTGGAGAAGGCGTTCTGGAGGGACTGGTCGTCGGTGGCCCAGGCGAGGCCGCCGACGAAGCAGCGGTACTCGACGTCCgccattcttcctcctcttcccCACTACTAAACCCTAACGAACCGAACCGGGCCGGGAACCGAGGACTGAGTGGGGAGGAGAAGCCAACCCCTGAGAAAGCACGAGGAGTCAAGGTTGCCCTACCCGCGCCTTTTATAGCGCGCGCGGCGCCGCGCGGGCCGTCGTGATCGGATCGGACGGCGCGCGGGCGCGCCGCGGGATAAGGATCGGGGGGCGAGATATTTTCGCGCGATGGGCTCGAGGAGTGTTCTGGCTTTCTGGGCCAGCCCACGCACGATTGGGTCGCCCCTGACTCGCTCGCGGGGAGATATTTTCGGACGGGGAGCGTCTAGGGTTTTCGATTCTCGCGCCGCCACCAACCCCGCCCCGATCGGGTCGTGACGCGGCGGGCCTGGTATGGACCAATCACGCGGCACGTCGGCAGATATTTTCGGGCTAGTGCACACTTGGAGTGAAATGCGGTTTTCTTTCTTGATATGTGACACTGATAATTTTTTGCACAAGGCTGCATTGAGGCGCTGTTCGGTAGGAGTAGCTCTCCGCTCTGCGCAGGAGCGAAGCGGCACGCAGTCCATTTTCTAGGAGTCGCCCAAGTATATTGCTCTGCGTGCTTCCGGGACTGGATGACTACCGAAGGCCTAATAATAAGTGGTGGAATCAGCAACTTACTTCGGGATCGATAACTTTTTTTAGTTGATTCAGGACCGATAACTATACCTACTCCCCCGGTCTCATAATGTAAGCTGTTTTTTGACACTGGTGTAGTGTCAAAagaacgtcttacattatggaaCGGAGAGAAAAATTGTAAACTGAAACCTCACTTTTACAGAGATGCTACAACAATCCGGTCCTTCGCATCTTTCATCCGGACGCAAACTCGTCGTCGTCGGGGATGGCACTACCTGAGACGGTGAAGCCTCCATGACACCTCGTCGTAGAGTCCATGGAGAGGATGCATTGTCTTCCTTTTGGTTCTTATGCCCGGGGCAAAGAAGAAAGGGTTGCCATTCGGTTAACGGATTCAACAAAAGTGATGGAGATGGCCGGTAGCCAAGCGTTGTTCTTCGCGCCTTGGGCACTCCCAAACAGTCGCCAGAGATGTGTACAAAGCTTGATTGGGATCTTCTACTCCGCCACCCCGACGACCATACAAGACAGGGAACGAGGCATGCTTCTTAGAGAGTTGCAGCAGATGAACGGGCCACGCGGGGATCCCTCGCCTTTTCCCCTCCCGACAATGTGATTGTATGGAGGAAAGGGGTGAGAAATAGCCACAATCCCAGTCCTACACTCCTTTACTTTATTGCCTTGTTTTTTTGTTTTGATTGGTTGCTTTTTGTTACTTATTATTTTGCTTTTCTGCTTTTTTCAATAATAACATAAAAACACAAAAAAATGCAGGAAGTGGTATTTTTTGTTTTAGCTTGTTATCATGTCTAGTTCTTCAATTTCGGCTACTTCTCCTAAGTTAGAAGTCCTTCACTTTAAACAAAGGGGTGGTGAAAGTTTAAAAAACGCTTGGTATACAATTCAGGAACTATCTACTATGGTGCTCATTAGGAATTTTTACATTGGTGCAACTTTATGGAATAGATTCCTGCTTGATATTATAACGGGAGGTAGCTTTTTGAGTAGCAATACTCTTGATGCCTTTAATGCTATAGAAAGTGTATTAGGATCACCACCAAAAAACAACCGATGAATCTAAAGTCACTCTTGAACACCTCGTGAGGAGATTGGATATCATAGAGAATAGTATGACAATTTACATAATGGTGTTACTCCCTCCGATCAAATATTAATTGTCACTTGGATCCATAGTAGGTGAGCTCTTAAGAAAATGAAAATTTTAGAACAAGATTTCAAGCTACAAAAAATAGATCATCAACCCTCAAGAATAGATAAGTTAGAAGAAGTGGTAGACACTTTGCGGACAACTATTGCTTCAATAAAAGTTAATAGGAGTTACACTATAGATAAAAGTTTGGTGTTTATTTATGTTCCTAAGGTACACCAATCTAATTCATCATCTTCTAAGGAGAAGTTGAACTAAAAATGATTAGTGAGCATCCTATTATTAGTCGACTAAAAAGGGAAGCTCCTATTTATAACAAAAAAATCTTGATTTCATACCTTGAAGTGTTATGATTAGGATAGCATTGTAAGAGAAAAGGGTAAGTTTCTCACCGAGGGAACTTTCAGAAAGTGATGATGATAAAACAAGAAGCAATCCTTCATGCCTAACTAAAATGCATTAAAAAGCGCTTGTTTGGAGACACCCAAATATTCATCTTCTTGCTTTTTGTGTGTTTACATGATTAATGCTATTGTAGTGATGATGTTTTGTATATTTGATTTCATTAAAGTGCTAGGtttagcctttaccatgcttagtTTGCAAGTTCATGACTTGTTGTTTAAAACGGAAAGTTTCTTGTGATGTCCTGAATATCCCTGGATATTTAAAACATGATAAAAGGCTAAATTGTTGACACTGTAAGAAATTATAAGTTCTCTGTTACGTGGTATTTTTTAGAATTTATAGATTTACAGAAGCATGTTAAGAGATTCCACCTATATAAATTGTATTGTTTAGacattgtaacgccctcgatgcggctatatctcccacgtgtcgaagcacgacttagaggcataaccgcattgaaagcaatgtcgcaagtgaggtaatcttcacacaacccatgtaatacataagggaaagagatacatagttggcttacaatcgccacttcacacaatacatgaataaagcattacatcatccagatacaaacaaagtccgactacggaaccaaaataaaagaagactaccccaatgctacacagatccccgatcgtcccgactgggctccactactgatcgactgaaatgaaacaacacaaaggacaagatcttcatcgagctcctccttgagcttggttgcgtcatctgcatggttcaacggcacctgcaagctgattttggaagtatctgtgagtcacggggactcgcaatctcacaccctcgtgatcaagactatttaagcttatgggtaaggtaaaggtacgaggtggagttgcagcaagcgactaacatatatggtggctagcctattcgcaaaagagagcgagaagagaaggcaaaagcacggtcgagaatctatgatcaagaagtgatcctagagcaacctacgtcaagcataactccaacaccgtgttcacttcccggactccgccgagaagagaccatcacggttacgcacgcggttgatgtattttaattaagatcaacttcaggttttccacaaccggacattaacaaattcccatctgcccataaccgcgggcacggctttcgaaagttcaaatccctgcaggggtgtcccaacttagcccatcacaagctctcacggtcaacgaagaatattccttctcccaagacaatccgatcaggctcggcatccaggttacaagacatcctcgacaatggtaaaacaagtccagcaacaccacccgaatgtgccgacaaatcccgataggagctgcacatatctcgttcttagggcacactcagatgagacatcctacgagtaaaaccaaccctcaagttgccccgaggtggccccgcagtctactcggtcggaccaacactcagaggagcactggcccgggggggtaaataaagatgaccttgagtctgcagaacccaagggaaagaaaaggctaggtggcgaatggtaaaaccaatgttgggcattgctggaggagttttattcaaggcgaactgtcaaggggttcccattataacccaatcgcgtaaggaaagcaaaatccgggaacataacaccgatatgacggaaactagggcggcaagagtggaacaaaacaccaggcataaggccgagccttccaccctttaccaagtatatagatgcattaattaaataagagatattgtgatatcccaacaaaatatccatgttccaaacatggaacaagctccaatcttcacctgcaactaacaacgctataagaggggctaagcaaagcggtaacatagccaaacaacggtttgctaggacaaggtgggttagaggcttggttcaacaatatgggaggcatgataagcaagtggtaggtatcgcggcataggcatagcaaaagagcgagcaactagcaagcaaagatagaagtgatttcgagggtatggtcatcttgcctgagatcccgcaaggaagaagaacgagtccatgaagaagacaaacggacgtagccgaatgggtcctcacaaacgcgacgttaccggattaccgagaagaagtacaccggaaagaaacaaacaacatagtaaacaaccacgacatgaacatggcatgatgcacaatcaagtatgatgcatgtccggtttaatgaagcatggcatggcaaagtgcacaaacaatcctacaaattaagtggagctcattatgcaacggagttgcatattgacgaaacaccacgacaagttatttagttcgatctcgtttatgtacccaacaatattaaatattgttaaacatggaaagagggtgaagcaaagtaaaactacctatctagtcaaggttaaatgaggccggaagcaacgaacaacaaatctggaaactcctcatgtgcgtatatttagatttggtactgttctgccctaaacacaattttagagttattaaacatgcaaagagatgccaccaagttaaactaggcatttttctaccccatttacatataaagtttgttaaaatcggagttacggttatttagttatgaaagaaaacattttagcaagttatttaagcaaatttaaacaaacaacattttaaacatcttaaaacatagatgaaagttgcatattattaagctagatgaaattctaagcaagtttcatattaagtttgttttaatccgatgcacggttgggGAGTTATAAAATGCATGGAGTTTAGGGGCCATCCTGCAAAACTGGCACTCGCTGGAAAAAATAGACAAATACACAGCCAGGAAAAAAAATGCACCGGGCTGAATCTGCTGCATCGTTGGGCTGAACAGGGGGGCTGTGGGgagctcacccatgggccaagcccagctGGAGAGGAGGAGGCCCAATCGACATAGATCTGGGCCTTGTGCGTGCTTGCGGCCCAGGAGACTGGCGAGGAGGCCGGCCCACGCGCAACCGACGACGCGGAGGCGACCTCCTTCACGCGTCTGGCCACGACAGGAAGCAGGACGACGGCGGATGGCtctccggcgacggcgagggccGAAGACAGCGGGAAGGCTGGGGAACGGACGGATCTAGACGGAAACTTGCCGGATCCGACGAATCCGAGCGACGTCGGAAGCTGAGCGGCGACGAGGAGCTCCGGGCAGCGGCGCTATCCATGGCCAGAGAGAGAGCTGTAAGAGAAGGAGGAAGGGAAACGGAGGAAGGGAGGAGAGGGCGACCGGGACGCGACCTGGGCGACATCGCGGAGCAGGGGTTGCCGACGATACGGTGTGCTCCGGTGGCCGGCGGGTCCTGCGGGAGCATCGAGTGGCGGCTCCCTCCCGATCCGGATCGGATCGAGGAGGTGCAGCGGGAGCGAGCAGGCGACGGCACGTCTCGGGCGCAGATGGGCTTCCAGGGCCCTGATCTGGGTTCCACGGGCCTTGCGCGAGGTGGGAGGCAGGCAGGGGCGCATGGCGCGAGGGGAGTGGAGGAGGCTGGCTGGCGGTGATGGCGTAGCCAATGACTGCGCGCCAAGTGGCGAAGTGGAGGTGGAGGGCGCCGGAAAACGAGGAGGAGGTGGATGGATCTGGCTGGTGGTGCGGTTTTCGAGGGGGGTGCGGCGGCTGAGGGTAGGGGAAGGCTAGGGGCACCCAAAAATGGCAAGGGGGGCTTCTTAAATAGGCAGGGGTCTAGGGTTAGGGGTTTTCATCCGTTTTCGGACCCTCGGATCACGATCGGACGGCTCCAGGCACGAAGAGGAGTAGGCTGGGCCTAGGTGGGTTGTGTAGATGGGCTAGAGAGGAAAAACagggaaagcccggcaacagttttcggagaccgaaaacgtccgacgttagaccggctatactgccgctatagtttaacagttaggctatcaaacgaactccgaatgcgatgaaacttggcaggcgacctactaacactaaaacaacaccgcatgccaactttcaccccaatccgagaacatttttcggccacttataaaataatatttcggaggtgccgcgggcgcgtgcaagtgtgtctgggctcagaacggacaacggacggaactggggtacccggacggatgcaagttttgaaaacatgatgatgcaatgcacataatgacatgacaagatgcaacacgcaagcaaatgacatggcaacgacggcgaataactgggagacaactggcacatcggtctcggggcgtcacagacATGTTGTTGTTATAGTTGCATTGTTTGCTACTTTAATGTTCTATTTGGGGATAAATATGTTAGGAATTTGTAGACATTTAGTATTTGATGTTATTATAAAATTATTAATTTGTTACACCAAGGAATGTTAAAGTTTTgaatttatttgttttgaatttaTTTATACTAATGTATCTCACAAGTTGTTGTGAAGCTTTATGTAACTGGAGTTTTTTAAATTGAGGGGAGACTATCATATGAGAAGAATAAAGGAGATACAAGAGCTAAAGATTGGGATGCCAAAgacaccccaaggtaatatttcaagaagtctcagaCATCCTAGGTTTGCGGATGCCTCCATACACATCTAAGGTAATAATtgtctctatagatatgatataTAGGTTTTTCCATGAAGAAATATGAAATATAGTACTTAGGGCAACTCTAACCGGTCCCCTAAAAATAGTGGAGTATTTGGTGGAGTAAAAGCTAGTGGAGtattgatacgtcttcaacgtatctataattttttattgttccatgctattatattatctgttttggatgtttaatgagctttattatacatttttatattattttggggactaacctactaaccaaaggcccagtgcaaaatgttgtttttttgcctatttcagtgtttcgcagaaaagaaatatcaaacggaatccaaacggaatggaA encodes:
- the LOC125550228 gene encoding glycine-rich RNA-binding protein blt801 gives rise to the protein MADVEYRCFVGGLAWATDDQSLQNAFSKYGDVIDSKIITDRETGRSRGFGFVTFASDEAMRQAIEAMNGQDLDGRNITVNEAQSRRSGGGGGGFSGGGGGGYGGQRREGGGGGYGGGGGGYGGGRSGGGGGYGSREGGGGYGGGGGGGGYGGSRGGSGGGNWRE